A single Nycticebus coucang isolate mNycCou1 chromosome 16, mNycCou1.pri, whole genome shotgun sequence DNA region contains:
- the LOC128567307 gene encoding CGG triplet repeat-binding protein 1: MERFVVTAPPARNRSKTALYVTPLDRVSEFGGELHEDGGKLFCTSCNVVLNHVRKSAISDHLKSKTHTKRKAEFEEQNVRKKQRPLTASLQCNSTAQTEKVSVIQDFVKMCLEANIPLEKADHPAVRAFLSRHVKNGGSIPKSDQLRRAYLPDGYENENQLLNSQDC; this comes from the coding sequence ATGGAACGATTTGTGGTAACAGCACCACCTGCTAGAAACCGTTCTAAGACTGCATTGTATGTGACTCCCCTGGATAGAGTCTCTGAGTTTGGAGGTGAGCTTCATGAAGATGGAGGAAAACTCTTCTGCACTTCTTGCAATGTGGTTCTGAATCATGTTCGCAAGTCTGCCATTAGTGACCATCTCAAGTCAAAGACTCATACCAAGAGGAAGGCAGAATTTGAAGAGCAGAATGTGAGAAAGAAACAGAGGCCCCTAACTGCCTCTCTTCAGTGCAACAGTACTGCACAAACAGAGAAAGTCAGTGTTATCCAGGACTTTGTGAAAATGTGTCTGGAAGCCAACATCCCACTTGAGAAGGCTGATCACCCAGCAGTCCGTGCTTTCCTGTCTCGCCATGTGAAGAATGGAGGCTCCATACCTAAATCAGACCAGCTGCGGAGAGCCTATCTTCCTGATGGATATGAGAATGAAAATCAGCTCCTCAACTCACAAGATTGTTGA